One genomic region from Onychostoma macrolepis isolate SWU-2019 chromosome 23, ASM1243209v1, whole genome shotgun sequence encodes:
- the toporsb gene encoding E3 ubiquitin-protein ligase Topors encodes MMAPSKMKLRVRKRDSAGKSSQRLLANASPDSKCPICLDGFNNVASLDRCLHQFCFRCIHEWSKNKAECPLCKQPFHSIFHSVKGENDFKEFVLRPPENGAAANADPSERVLRPRVLRGRERRSHRVQNPAPSSSPPLEDDVMFDGLTDAVALAENQDVQQMVLRLTARRHGRGEGQSLRRLRDQDVVAFRRALYRTGVRVRNSRDTGRQRDISAAFLRQNPGCLRRLLPWLQRELTVLYGSHGSLVNIVQNIIISRIMNYNMEDSAIRDELRPFLLARTDHFLHELVSFARSTLNMEAYDQQAVYDCPAPSYEEGSSSDLSVIAISEDDDDNDSEDNVTENPSAVQEHLASVATASGAESLPSQSAWDDETPGPSYSTLLPSSSQSHGEGAEPSSSTAPPLSALDMTDPAENGRVSAGPGEDDEEEECLIVGYVKPMAERTPELVQLSSDSSEEEQEPATTETMASVTKSEASQVQLPLQSHMNPLSPSSSPGPAPLYSPQNLHSDGVGSHNIEQESEYLSSRGHRSKDGSHSRQSRDDSRFRGHKKHKSHRCSGSKEKDKSLEQSRHVKTPDCSPSQTQSWTQSPAVSIWSGSPASKSHSSDCSPSKNKSGEHSRHVKERFSHSPSNSRRKRTKEKKSRSPDSDSFLGSHHPREAKRCRKRRKRSVSSSSADSHSERSCLDKPSGKRKYKTRHLERAAQRQHKEGTASKEKRHREQRRSRERSPSVEIIYERRPPDPYWVQRRKRRHRKRRRELRSPTVITIDSDSDRTIDCLDRVMDVIDQTAADVEQRDGTPEQDSIQNTSCTLDSSNPLSEPSSPMGRGDPTTERTLNLDDCVVDVVDHSSSDCSRNMGASNHEEFIPDPFPVDSIIMAPPSDVRLLETILQDLVDFLPGVEREMGPSSPSQHEPTSSRQKDQSEMGRDAENLENENTDGNGPQESTTNTAS; translated from the exons ATGATGGCGCCCTCTAAGATGAAGCTACGTGTGAGGAAGAGAGACAGCGCTGGCAAATCTTCTCAGCGTTTATTGGCCAACGCGTCGCCCGATTCCAAATGCCCCATCTGCCTCGATGGGTTCAACAACGTGGCATCGCTTGACCGATGCCTGCACCAGTTCTGTTTCCGCTGCATCCACGAGTGGTCCAAGAACAAAGCCGAGTGTCCGCTCTGTAAGCAGCCCTTCCACTCCATATTCCACTCCGTCAAAGGGGAAAACGACTTTAAGGAGTTCGTGCTGCGTCCGCCGGAGAATGGAGCGGCTGCGAATGCTGATCCATCTGAGCGTGTGCTCCGCCCCCGAGTTCTCCGAGGCCGGGAGAGGCGGAGCCACAGAGTGCAAAACCCCGCCCCTTCCTCCTCCCCTCCACTAGAGGACGACGTTATGTTCGATGGCCTGACGGATGCAGTGGCGCTCGCGGAGAACCAAGATGTGCAGCAGATGGTGCTGCGATTGACGGCGCGCAGACATGGGCGTGGCGAGGGGCAGAGTTTGCGGCGTTTGCGTGACCAAGATGTTGTGGCATTCCGACGAGCGCTTTATAGGACCGGCGTGCGAGTGCGCAACTCGAGGGACACTGGCAGGCAGAGGGACATTTCAGCTGCGTTCTTGCGGCAAAACCCCGGCTGTTTGCGACGGCTTTTGCCTTGGCTGCAGCGCGAGCTCACGGTGCTGTACGGTTCGCACGGCTCGCTAGTGAACATCGTGCAGAACATCATCATCTCACGCATCATGAACTACAACATGGAGGACTCGGCCATCCGGGACGAGCTCCGCCCCTTCCTGCTGGCGCGCACCGACCACTTCCTGCACGAGCTGGTGAGCTTCGCCCGCTCCACCCTCAACATGGAGGCTTACGACCAGCAGGCCGTTTACGACTGTCCCGCTCCCAGCTACGAGGAGGGCAGCAGCTCGGACCTTTCTGTTATCGCCATCTCCGAG GATGACGACGATAATGACAGTGAGGACAATGTCACAGAGAATCCCTCTGCTGTCCAGGAACACCTTGCATCCGTTGCCACAGCAAGTGGAGCGGAAAGTTTGCCAAGTCAGTCAGCGTGGGATGATGAGACGCCTGGTCCCTCCTATTCAACCCTCCTCCCCTCTTCCAGCCAATCGCATGGCGAGGGGGCGGAGCCAAGCTCAAGCACAGCCCCTCCCCTCAGCGCCCTGGATATGACTGACCCTGCGGAGAATGGCAGAGTGTCAGCCGGACCGGGTGAAGATGACGAAGAGGAAGAGTGCCTGATTGTGGGATACGTGAAGCCAATGGCCGAACGGACTCCAGAACTTGTTCAGCTCTCTTCAGACTCGTCTGAAGAGGAGCAAGAGCCAGCCACCACTGAGACAATGGCCTCAGTAACGAAATCAGAGGCATCCCAAGTGCAGCTCCCGTTACAGTCCCACATGAACCCGCTTAGCCCTAGTTCCTCCCCAGGCCCTGCTCCCCTGTACAGTCCACAGAATTTACACTCGGATGGAGTCGGGTCACACAACATAGAACAAGAATCCGAGTACTTGTCCTCCCGTGGTCACCGGTCCAAAGATGGTTCACATTCACGGCAGAGTCGAGATGACTCCAGATTCAGAGGTCACAAGAAGCACAAAAGTCATCGGTGCTCTGGGAGCAAAGAGAAGGATAAGAGTTTAGAACAATCCCGGCACGTCAAGACACCGGATTGCTCACCAAGCCAAACACAGAGCTGGACTCAAAGCCCAGCAGTGTCCATTTGGAGCGGTAGCCCTGCCTCTAAGTCACACAGTAGCGACTGCTCTCCTTCTAAAAATAAGAGCGGAGAGCATTCGCGCCATGTGAAAGAGAGATTCTCACACTCTCCTTCCAACTCCAGAAGGAAGAGAACCAAGGAAAAGAAGAGTAGGTCACCCGACTCAGACTCGTTCCTTGGTTCCCACCATCCCCGTGAGGCAAAGCGTTGTCGGAAACGCCGCAAGCGGTCggtcagcagcagcagcgctgATTCGCACTCCGAAAGATCCTGCCTGGACAAGCCCAGTGGCAAACGCAAGTACAAAACCCGGCACTTGGAGCGAGCAGCCCAGCGGCAGCACAAGGAAGGAACCGCAAGCAAGGAAAAGCGGCACCGAGAGCAGCGACGAAGCAGGGAACGATCTCCAAGTGTGGAGATCATCTACGAACGAAGGCCGCCGGACCCGTACTGGGTCCAGCGGAGAAAGAGGAGGCACCGGAAGCGAAGGAGGGAACTGCGTTCTCCCACTGTGATCACGATCGATAGCGACAGCGACCGTACCATCGACTGTCTGGACCGCGTCATGGATGTTATAGACCAAACCGCTGCTGATGTCGAGCAGAGGGATGGGACTCCTGAGCAAGATTCCATCCAGAACACAAGTTGTACCTTGGATTCTTCAAATCCTCTATCCGAGCCTTCGAGTCCCATGGGCCGAGGCGACCCAACCACTGAACGCACACTAAACCTGGACGACTGCGTGGTGGATGTAGTCGACCACAGTAGTTCTGACTGCTCCCGAAATATGGGTGCCAGTAACCACGAAGAGTTTATACCCGACCCTTTCCCAGTGGATTCGATAATAATGGCCCCACCTTCGGACGTGAGGCTGCTGGAAACCATACTGCAAGATCTTGTGGATTTCCTACCGGGGGTAGAGCGGGAAATGGGGCCGAGTTCTCCCAGCCAACACGAACCAACTTCTAGCCGACAAAAAGACCAATCAGAGATGGGAAGAGATGCTGAAAACTTGGAGAATGAGAACACCGATGGCAACGGACCGCAAGAGTCGACGACCAACACTGCTAGCTAG